From the genome of Aliarcobacter lanthieri:
CTATTTTTGGATTATTTGCTGCAAAAATATTAAGAGTTATTGTTTTTAAAGGACAAGATGAACCTTTTGTTATGGAAATGCCAAAATATAGACTTCCTTCTATAAAACTAGTATATAAAGAAGTTACAAATAAAGGATTTATGTATTTACAAAAAGCGGGTACATTTATCTTAGCAGCTTCAATATTAATATGGTTTATGAGTAATTACCCAAAATATCCCAATATGGAAGATGAAATAAACCAAAAAATTGAAATAGCTTTAAATGATGAAATAAAACAAGAATTACAAAATGAGTTAGATTTATACAATCTTGAAAACTCATACTTAGGAAAACTTGGTAAATTTAGTGAACCATTTTTTGCACCTTTAGGATTTGATTGGAAAATGGCTGTTGCACTTGAAACAGGTCTTGCTGCAAAAGAAGTTGTTGTTTCAACACTATCTATTTTATATGGATTAGGGGAAAGTGATCCAGATGAACCTACATCATCTTTAATCGAAAAAATAAAATCAAATATTCCTTTTGAAGCAGCAGTTTCATTTATAGTATTTGTAATGTTATATATACCTTGCTTAGCAGCAGCAATGGTTTTTGCAAAAGAATCTGGAGGTTGGAAATATTTAGCTTATTTATTTATATTTACCACAACTACAGCTTGGATAATGTCATTTATAGCATACAATATAACAAAAATAGTAGTAGGAGTTTAGCTCTCTACTATTTTAACTCAAACTTAGATGAATAATTATTGTTTTTATAAACAATTACAAAATTCCATTCACCTTTTTCTCTTCCATCAAGATATCTAAAATCATAAGCTGAAGTATCCCCTGCTGGAATTATCATCTCTCTACTTCTTGATATTTCACCATTAGGATCAACCCAATTTATAACTATTGTTTGATTATTTTCAATATCTAATTCTACTTCAAATTTACATATAATTGAATTCTCATCTTCTAAAATAACACAATCAACATTTGGATTATATGGTTTTTGTTCAACTGTATTTTCTGCAAAAACTGAAACTACAAAGAATAGAACTAATAATAAATTTTTCATAATTCTCCTTAAATTTTAAAAGGCATTATATTAAATCTTTTATTAAATAGTAATATTTATTGTAGTTTTATTAGGAAATTAATAATTAGCTTGTATATTTTTCCCATATAGGTTCTTCATTAAGCCCTGCTCTATTTTTTAATACTTCAAAGGGTTGATAAGCTTGTTTATAGCCCATTGAATAGTGATCTTTTATCCAATATCCTAAGTAAATATATGGAATATTTAACTCTTTTGCTATTTTAATTTGGGCTAAAATAGAAAATTTACCAATTGACAAATCAGAATATTCATGATCATAATAACAATAAATAGCAGATATTGATTTTGGTAAAATATCTACTAATGCAACACCAATCAATTTATCCTCTTTCATATACAAGAATTCTCTTGCATAATCAGAGCTTCCTTCAACATAAGATTTGGCATAGTCATCAACAGTAATAGGATAATATGGCCAATTTTTTTTATCATTCATAAACTTATGATATTTATCATACAAATTTAGATGTTCCATTGTAAGTGTTGGTTTTCTAATATATAGTTTTGTATCTTTATTTTTAGAAAACACCCTTTTATCAGATTTAGAAAATATATAGTTTTTTACATCTATTCTCATTGATATACATTTTGTGCAAGTTTTACATTCTGGAACAAAATGCATTTTCCCAAATCGTCTCCAACCTCGTTCCAACTTTTTTTGATAATCTGGAATAGAACAAGAGTAAAGATATTGATATCTTATATCTGAAATCTCTTTTTCAAAATAAGAACAACTTCTATTTTCTTCAAAAAACTCTAAATCTTGATTAAAAATATTCATTTTTTATTCATTTATTTTTGTTTTTATCTCTTTAGCTAATTGTGAAATTTTAGATATTTTTTCACTATTACTTAAACTATCATCTATAATATATTTTACAAAAGCACTACCTACAATAACTCCATCAAGATCTTTTGATTTTGCTTTACAAGTTTTTTCATCTACTCCAAAACCAATATATAAAGGTGTTGTTGTATATTCTCTAATATCCGAAATTATTTTGCTTAAATCTTCATCTCTTCCACTTCCTGTAATTCCAGCATACGCAACCATATATATAAATTTCTGTGAATTTTCCACAAGCTTTTTTATTCTATCTTTTGGAGTTGTAGGAGCAACAAATGTTATATTTACTTTGTTATATTTTTTAAAAATAGGTTCATATTTTTGTGACATTTCAAAAGGTAAATCAGGGATAATAGTACCTGCAATTTGATAATCCTGTGCTTTTTTCAAGAATTCTTCTATTCCATAATGATAAAATGGATTCATATATCCCATCCAAAGTGTATCAATATCTTTTCCTATTTTTGAAGAAATTTCAAATAAATCTTTTAATTTAAAACCATTTTTAAGTGCCATTAAATTAGCTTTTTCAATTATAGGTCCATCAGCAACGGGATCACTAAAAGGTATTCCTAATTCTAAAGTATCAACTCCACTTTCTTTTAAAGCAAATGCCAAATCAACAGTAAAATTATTGTTTGGTAAAGAGGTAGTAATATATGCAACCAATTTTTTCAAAATACAAATCCTATTTTTTAATTAAATAGATTTTATCCAAAACCAAATTAAAATATATTTTTAGCTATAATCTTTATATTTAATTTAAGGATTTTGAATGAGTATAATAGTAAACAATTTTGAAAAAATGAATATAACAAAAATAATACAATCAAAAAATAAAAAGAAATTGACAGTTATTACAGCATATGATGCACTTTTTGCAAAATTATTTTCACAATCAACAGATATGATATTAGTTGGAGATAGCTTAAATATGAGCTTTATGGGAGAAACTGACACTTTAAGTTCTACTCTAGATCAAATGATTTACCATACAAAAGCAGTTTGCAATGGTGCAAAAAATTCTTTTATAATCACAGATATGCCTTTTGGAACTTATATAAATAAAGATGAAGCTTTAAGAAACTGTACAAAAGTATATCAGCAAACACTAGCAAGTGCTGTAAAAATAGAAGGAGGAGAAGATAGAGCTGATATTATAAAACATCTAACTTCAAATGCTATTGCAGTTATGGGACACATTGGACTTATGCCACAGTATGTAAGAAGTGAAGGTGGATATAAAGTAAGAGGAAAAACTAAAGAAGATGCAGAACAACTTATTCGTGATGCTATAGCTGTTGAAAAAGCAGGAGCATTTGCTATTGTTGTTGAAGGTGTAATGAGCGATGTTGCAAAAAAAATAACAGAGGCAGTAAATATACCAACTATTGGTATAGGAGCTGGAATTGATACAGATGGACAAGTTTTAGTTTGGTCTGATATGTTAGGATTCTTTGAAGAATTTAAACCTAAATTTGTAAGACACTATTTAGATGGTGCAAATATTATAAAAAATGCTGTCAATAAATATAAAGAAGATGTTCAAAATAAAGCATTTCCTTCAAAAGAAGAAGAGTATTAAAATATGCAAAGATTAGTTGAAGTAGAAACAGTATCTTTTGAAGAAGAAAACAATGAACAAAGTCTTCGTCCTTCTTCTTGGGATGACTATATAGGACAAGAAAAGATAAAAAAGAATTTAAGAGTATTTATTGATGCTTCAAGAAAAAGAAATGAAGCCCTTGATCATATTCTTTTTTATGGTCCTCCAGGGCTTGGTAAAACTACTCTCTCATATCTAATCTCAAATGAAATGAGCTCAAATATAAAAGTAACCGCTGGTCCTATGATAGAAAAAAGTGGTGATTTAGCAGCAATTTTAACAAATTTGGAAGAAGGTGATATTCTTTTCATTGATGAAATACACCGTTTAAGTCCTGCTGTTGAAGAAATTTTATATCCTGCAATGGAAGACTATCGGCTTGATATCATTATAGGTTCTGGACCTGCTGCTCAAACTGTTAAAATTGACTTACCAAGATTTACACTAATTGGTGCAACAACAAGAGCA
Proteins encoded in this window:
- a CDS encoding arginyltransferase; its protein translation is MNIFNQDLEFFEENRSCSYFEKEISDIRYQYLYSCSIPDYQKKLERGWRRFGKMHFVPECKTCTKCISMRIDVKNYIFSKSDKRVFSKNKDTKLYIRKPTLTMEHLNLYDKYHKFMNDKKNWPYYPITVDDYAKSYVEGSSDYAREFLYMKEDKLIGVALVDILPKSISAIYCYYDHEYSDLSIGKFSILAQIKIAKELNIPYIYLGYWIKDHYSMGYKQAYQPFEVLKNRAGLNEEPIWEKYTS
- the trpA gene encoding tryptophan synthase subunit alpha → MKKLVAYITTSLPNNNFTVDLAFALKESGVDTLELGIPFSDPVADGPIIEKANLMALKNGFKLKDLFEISSKIGKDIDTLWMGYMNPFYHYGIEEFLKKAQDYQIAGTIIPDLPFEMSQKYEPIFKKYNKVNITFVAPTTPKDRIKKLVENSQKFIYMVAYAGITGSGRDEDLSKIISDIREYTTTPLYIGFGVDEKTCKAKSKDLDGVIVGSAFVKYIIDDSLSNSEKISKISQLAKEIKTKINE
- the panB gene encoding 3-methyl-2-oxobutanoate hydroxymethyltransferase, with the protein product MSIIVNNFEKMNITKIIQSKNKKKLTVITAYDALFAKLFSQSTDMILVGDSLNMSFMGETDTLSSTLDQMIYHTKAVCNGAKNSFIITDMPFGTYINKDEALRNCTKVYQQTLASAVKIEGGEDRADIIKHLTSNAIAVMGHIGLMPQYVRSEGGYKVRGKTKEDAEQLIRDAIAVEKAGAFAIVVEGVMSDVAKKITEAVNIPTIGIGAGIDTDGQVLVWSDMLGFFEEFKPKFVRHYLDGANIIKNAVNKYKEDVQNKAFPSKEEEY